The DNA region CTGCTGAGCGGCATTCCACCGAAGCCGACGGCTCACGGAGCCTCGTTCCGGCCCGGCTCGACCGGCTCGACTGGTCCCGCTTCCACACCCGTCTGGTCATCGCGCTCGGCGTCGCCTGGATCCTCGACGGCCTCGAGATCACGATCGCGAGCAACGTCACCAACATCATCAGCCAGAAGTCCGCGCTCGGGCTGGGCTCCGGATCGGTCGCGTTCTCGGTCGGAACGATCTACCTGCTCGGTGAGGTGGCCGGCGCACTGTTTTTCGGCCGGATGTCCGACAAGTGGGGACGCAAGAACCTGTTCATGATCACCCTCGGCGTGTATCTCGCCGGCGGCGCGCTGACCGCGTGCACCGCGGGTCACGGTCAGGGGTGGGTCTACTGGCTCGACGGCACCCGGTTCATCGCCGGCATGGGTATCGGCGGTGAGTACGCCGCGATCAACTCGGCAATCGACGAGCTCATCCCGGCGAAGTACCGCGGCCGGGTCGATATCGCGGTCAACGGCACCTACTGGGGTGGCGCGCTGATCGCGTCCGTCCTCACCGTCGCGGTCGTCAACAACATCTCGCCGCACTACTCGTGGCGGTTCGCCTTCCTACTCGGCCCGGTGCTCGGCTTCGTCATCCTCTTCGTCCGGAAGAACCTGCCGGAAAGCCCGCGCTGGCTGCTGATGCACGGCCGGGCGGACGAGGCCGAGGCTGCGGTCAAGGCGATCGAGGACGAGGCGGGGAAGTCCACCGAGTTGGCCCCGGTGGACGAGTCCAAGGCGATCGACATCAGCCCGGCCAACAACATCGGGTTCTTCGCCCTGGCTCGCACGCTGTTCAAGGAGTACCCGCCGCGGGCGATCCTCGGCGCCGTGCTGATGATCACCCAGTCGTTCCTCTACAACTCGATCTTCTTCACCTACGCGCTGGTGCTCACGAAGATCTACGGCGTCGACTCCGGACACACGCCGTACTACTTCATGCTCTTCGCCGCGGGGAACCTGTGCGGGCCGCTGTTGATCGGCCGGTTCTTCGACAGCATCGGGCGACGGAAGATGATCGCCGGCACCTACCTGATCTCGGCGACGCTACTGCTGATCTCGGCGGTGCTGTTCAAGGCCGGCGTGCTCGACGCGGTGACCCAGACGATCTGGTGGTGCGTGATCTTCTTCTTCGCCTCCGCCGGCGCCTCCGCGGCGTACCTCACGGTGTCCGAGGTGTTCCCGGTTGAGGTACGGGCGAAGGCGATCGCCGTGTTCTTCTCGATCGCGCAGTGCTTCGGCGCGTTCGGCCCGTGGCTCTACGGGCACCTGATCGGCAACGGCACCGACCACACCCGGCTGTTCTGGGGCTACCTGCTCGGTGCCGTGGTCATGGCGATCGGTGGCATCGTCGAGATCGTTCTCGGCGTCGACTCCGAGGGTCGCTCGCTCGAGGACATCGCGCCGCCGCTGTCGCTCTCGCGCACCGGGTCCGCCTCGCTGAAGTCGCGCGGAACGATCAGGCTGCCAGCCGACTGACCAGCGGCCGGCTCAGCCGATCCGCCAGGTGTCGCCGCTCGCGAGCAGCGCCGCCAGGTCACCTGGGCCGCGAGCCTCGCGTGCGACGTCGACCTGACTGCGGACCTCGTCGTCGTACGTCGGGCGATCGACCGAGCGGAAGACACCGACCGGCGTCACGCCGCCGTTGACGTTGCCCAGCCTCGAGAGCATGAACGCGAGCGCCGGCTCGTCGTGGTCGACGTGGTGAACGAGGATCGAGTCCTCGCCCGCGTCGGCGACGTCGACGACCTCGAGGCCACCCCGGCCGGTGAGCCGGACGCCCTTGTCCGCCTCGACGCCGAACCGCACCGGCTGGCCGTCCTCGAGCCGCAGAACAGCGGTGTCACGGGTGTCGGGGTCCTTGAGTACGTCGTACGCGCCGTCGTTGAAGATGTTGCAGTTCTGGAGGATCTCGACGAACGCCGCACCACGGTGCTCGGTCGCGGCCCGCAGCACCGACGTGAGGTGCTTGCGGTCCGAGTCGATCGTGCGAGCGACGAACGTGGCTTCCGCCCCGAGGGCCAGCGAGACCGGGTTGAAGGGCGTGTCGATCGAGCCGGCCGGCGTCGACTTCGTGACCTTGCCGACTTCGGACGTCGGCGAGTACTGACCCTTGGTCAGGCCGTAGATCCGGTTGTTGAACATCAACAGCTTCAGATTGACGTTGCGGCGCAGCGCATGGATCAGGTGGTTGCCGCCGATCGACATGAAGTCGCCGTCACCGCCGACGACCCACACCGAGAGATCGGGGCGCGAGGTGGCGAGTCCGGTCGCGATCGCCGGCGCGCGGCCGTGGATCGAGTGCATCCCATAGGTGTTGAGGTAGTACGGGAAGCGCGCCGCGCACCCGATCCCGGAGATGCAGACGATGTTCTCGCGCTTCAGGCCGAGCTCGGGCAGGAAGGACTGCACCGCGGCGAGGATCGCGTAGTCGCCGCAGCCCGGGCACCAGCGCACCTCCTGGTCGGAGGTGTACTCCTTCTTGGAGGCCTTCTCGCTGGCGACCGGGATCAGCTCGAGTCCGCGGCGTCCGTTCGGCTGGCTCGGGATGCTCATGGGGTGAGGTCCATCAGGTCTCGACCACGTCCTTGATCGCGTCGGCCAGCTCGTCGGCCTTGAACGGCAGACCGCGAACCCGGGTGAACGAGATCGCGTCGACCAGGAAGCGGCTGCGCACCAACATCGCGAGCTGGCCGAGGTTCATCTCGGGGATCAGCACCCGCGGGTACCTCGCAAGCACCTCGGCGGTGTTGGCCGGGAACGGGTTCAGGTAGCGAAGCTGCGCATGCGCGACCCGCCCGCCGCTCTCGCGCACCATCCCGACCGCGGCACCGATCGGGCCGTACGTCGAACCCCAGCCGAGCACCAGCAGGTCGGCGTCGCCGGCCGGGTCGTCGACGGCCAACGGCGGGATGTCGCGCGCGATCCCGTCGACCTTCGCCTGGCGCAGCCGCACCATCGCGTCGTGGTTGGCGGGGTCGTAGGAGATGTTGCCCGAGCCGTCGGACTTCTCGATCCCGCCGATGCGGTGCTCGAGACCCGGCGTACCGGGAATCGCCCACGGCCGGG from Mycobacteriales bacterium includes:
- a CDS encoding 2-oxoacid:ferredoxin oxidoreductase subunit beta — encoded protein: MSIPSQPNGRRGLELIPVASEKASKKEYTSDQEVRWCPGCGDYAILAAVQSFLPELGLKRENIVCISGIGCAARFPYYLNTYGMHSIHGRAPAIATGLATSRPDLSVWVVGGDGDFMSIGGNHLIHALRRNVNLKLLMFNNRIYGLTKGQYSPTSEVGKVTKSTPAGSIDTPFNPVSLALGAEATFVARTIDSDRKHLTSVLRAATEHRGAAFVEILQNCNIFNDGAYDVLKDPDTRDTAVLRLEDGQPVRFGVEADKGVRLTGRGGLEVVDVADAGEDSILVHHVDHDEPALAFMLSRLGNVNGGVTPVGVFRSVDRPTYDDEVRSQVDVAREARGPGDLAALLASGDTWRIG
- a CDS encoding MFS transporter; its protein translation is AERHSTEADGSRSLVPARLDRLDWSRFHTRLVIALGVAWILDGLEITIASNVTNIISQKSALGLGSGSVAFSVGTIYLLGEVAGALFFGRMSDKWGRKNLFMITLGVYLAGGALTACTAGHGQGWVYWLDGTRFIAGMGIGGEYAAINSAIDELIPAKYRGRVDIAVNGTYWGGALIASVLTVAVVNNISPHYSWRFAFLLGPVLGFVILFVRKNLPESPRWLLMHGRADEAEAAVKAIEDEAGKSTELAPVDESKAIDISPANNIGFFALARTLFKEYPPRAILGAVLMITQSFLYNSIFFTYALVLTKIYGVDSGHTPYYFMLFAAGNLCGPLLIGRFFDSIGRRKMIAGTYLISATLLLISAVLFKAGVLDAVTQTIWWCVIFFFASAGASAAYLTVSEVFPVEVRAKAIAVFFSIAQCFGAFGPWLYGHLIGNGTDHTRLFWGYLLGAVVMAIGGIVEIVLGVDSEGRSLEDIAPPLSLSRTGSASLKSRGTIRLPAD